Genomic segment of Gallus gallus isolate bGalGal1 chromosome 28, bGalGal1.mat.broiler.GRCg7b, whole genome shotgun sequence:
TCCCATCCATCCCCTGCATCCATCCCATGCAATTCCATGCTGTCTGCATCCCCTGCATGCCTCGTCTGCGTCCCTTTGCATCCCTTCTCTATGCTGCAAATACCCCAACGCTCCTCTGCACCCACCCCCTGCATCCCTTGCAACCTTCCCTTGCACCTCtgtgcccccatcccacccccctccATTCTAACACTGCTGCCATCCCCACAGGGAGTCCCCGGACACCGATGCGGtgagtggtgctgtgtgggctGCCGGCCCTTCTCCATCCCACACCACCCcaaactgggagcactgggagcgCTGGGCTCCACTCTGagcatcccccccaccccaggcGTGCCCCGAGGTGGACGAGGACGGGTTCAGCGTGCGCCCCGACATCGCTCACAGTATCcttggggtctgggggggggggggggatgttgGGGTCTGCGGGTGTGTTAGGActggggtttttggggggggtctgggggtgttTGGGGGTTCAGGCGTTGCCTTAACGGGGGCTCAGCGGAGGCGGAGCGccacagctgctcctccagcGACTCAGACTACGATGAGGATGAGCCCCGCAGGTTCCACGTGCACATCAAACCCGTGCAGCCCCGCGAGGGGGGGGGCAGCGCCGGGGCCACCGTGGAGCAGCTGAGGGCCACCGTGGGAACCTTCATCCTACCGCCCGGCGTGGGGGTGAGgctggggggagtggggggcggtggggggtgggaaggggccGTGCTGGGGCTAACGACCCCCGTGTCTCGCAGGGCACCGTCAGGCGGCAGTCGTCACGTGAGTGTCACCTCGTGGTGTCCCCCATGTCTCCTACTTCCTCCTGTCCCTGCGTCCCCACACCCCCTAACATCTcctgtccccacgtcccctaacccccccctgtccccatgtccctcccCAGGGCACACGGCGGCTCTGTCCGCAGCCCCGAGCGCCGCCGACCCGGGGGGGCCGCAGGTGCCAGGTGAGGCCGTGCCGGGGGTCCCTCTGTCCTGGGGGTCCCTCTGTCCTGGGGGTCCCGCCGTCCCCTCTCCCTCCATGTCCCCAACCGCATCCCCCCTCCCTGCAGGTGACAGCATGGGGAGGGGACACGCGGTGGCACAGGCAAGCAGGTACAGGACggggaggtgctggggggggaCACTGAGCCCCGTGCCGGGCACtgagcccccccaccccatagtgGCCCTGGGAAGGTCCCGGTGGACGCAGTGCCCCCCGCGGCGCTCTTTGGGCCCCCCCTGGAATCAGCCTTCGAGGCGGAGGATTTCCCGGGTGAGGCgttggggatgtggggggggggggggggggacaccccGCTGTGCCCCCCCAGCATCCCAACACCGCGCTCTCCCGCAGCGCCCCGTTCCTACGTCctgacctcctcctcctcgcccttctcctcctcctctccggAGAACGTGGAGGATTCGGGTCTGGACTCCCCTTCTCACCCCGCGCCCGTCCCCTCCCCGGACTCGAGGCCGTGGACTCCATCAGCACCTCAGAGCCCCCTCCCCAAGGGGGGGGCGCTGCCGGACCCCTCCCCAGCGCCGCCCTCAGCCTGggcccccccccggccccgcagccccgggggCCGCCTGCCCGAGCTGCCCGGCTTCGCTGTGTTCCCCGGGGCTGAGGGGCTCTGGgaggagggggatggggggggcgcGGGGTCCCGGGGGCGGCCCCGTggcaccgccccccccccgcagcccccctcGCCCGACCCTTTTGGGGAGCCCTGGGTCCGGCCCCGCAGTCCCCCTGAGGAgcgacccccccagccccgacCTTCCTCCAACTCGgcctcgtcctcctcctcctccccggcCCCCCCAAGTGGGGGGGAGTCCTCCAGCCCCTCCCCATGGAcgtgcccagggctggggacgAGGACGTCTGAGGGAGGCACTGCGGCGGCCCCCCCTGAATCGGGTGAGTTCTGTGGGGCTCCCCCCAAATtacccccagctctgcccccagtcacccccagccctgccctcagtTACCCATAGCGCTGCCCTGGCGTTACCTTTCCCTCTGCCCCCAgtcacccccagctctgcccccaaATTACCCATAGCTGTGCCCCCCATCTCTCTCCAGCCCAATGCATCCTATGGGAGAGGGCTGAGCCTGCTGTTCTCCTGGCCCCCGTgggaccccctcccccccatggAGACCCCTACCTCTCATTGCCCCCTTCACCTTGTGCCCCCCTGACCCCTTCTGTGCCCACAGCCGcccgcccccccgccgccgccccccgtgAGGTCCCATTGGTGGCCCCCCCTCGCCGCTCCCGGACGAAGCGCCCAGCAGCCGGCCCGGCTGCAGGCAGCAACAGTGACCTGGTGTGTAGGGCTGcggggggcaggagggggggcAGCAGCAACCCTGGACCCCCTTCTCTCCACTGACCCCCCCTTTCTGTGCCCACAGTCGCGCTCTCTCAGCCCCCCGCCCTCCTGGAGCTGCCCCTCACACTCAGCCCCTGCCAGCCTTGGGGAGCGCGGCTTCTTCTCCGTGTGCCCACCGCCCCTCGGTGCGTCCGGGTtaggggtgggggggtcctggCTGTGGGGTACGGACGTGGGGGCTGTGGGACCCGCCGGGTGCTCATGGGCTGTGTGTTGCCCCCAGGGCTGTCTCGGGGTCCCAGCCCGGTGGTGTTGGGCTCGCAGGACGCGCTGCCCGTGGCCACCGCCTTCACCGAATACGTGCACGCCTACTTCAAGGGGCGCGATGCCGACAGGTAgggggggtggttggggtcGGGGTTGGGGTCCCCCCCAGCTGTCTGCCTGCTGACCCCCGCCCGTCCCCGCAGCTGCCTGGTGAAGGTGACGGGGGAGCTCACCATGTCCTTCCCCGCTGGCATTGTGCGCGTCTTCAGCGGCACTATGGCCCCCCCCGTGCTCAGCTTCCGTCTGCTCAACGCCGGCGCCATCGAGCAGTTCCTGCCCAACGCTgagctgctctacaggtatggggacgtggggacgtggggacgtGGGCtggggtggtggcagtggggagtTTGGGGTGCGCGGGGTGTTGGGGCGTAGGGTTTCTGGGGAGGCTCCGGGCACCTTCATCACGTGGTGGGTGCAGCGCCGTGCTTTGGGCTGCCGGCTCACTGCACACCGGGGGTGGCAGCTGGGGGGTCCCCGGTGTGGCTGCAGCGTCCCCATCCCCGCAGTGACCCCTCCCAGAGTGACCCCAGCACCAGGGACTTCTGGCTGAACATGGCTGCGCTGACGGGGCAGCTGCAGAaacaagcagagcagagcccgtCCGCCTCCTACTACAACGTGGCTCTGCTCAAGTACCAGGTGAGCCCAGCGTGGGGTGAGcgcaccccacatcccccccaccGGGCTCTGAAGGGGGAGGCTGACAGCATCCCACCCTCCTCTACCCCCCAGTTTTCCCGACTGGGCCCCGACTCAGCCCCACTGCGGCTGTGTGTGCGCTGGGACTGCACCCCCGGAGCCACGCGGGTCAGCGTGGAGTATGGGTACAACGCGGGCGCACTCGCCCTGCCTGTGCCCCTCGCCAACGTGCACGTGCTGCTGCCCCTGGATGAGCCCGTCACCAACGTGCGGCTGCAGCCCAAGGCCAGCtggtaagggggggggggtccgaAATAGGCTGGGGAatgtgggggtggtggggatggagatggggaggggtCCCAAATAGGCTGGGGAATGTGGAGGTgttggggatggagatggggagggggtCCGAAATAGGCTGGGGAatgtgggggtggtggggatggagaCGTGGGGGGGTCCAAAATAGGCTGGGGAATGTGGAGGTgttggggatggagatggggagggggtCCGAAATAGGCTGGGGAatgtgggggtggtggggatggagaCGTGGCCGTGTCCCCCCCAGGAACCTGGAGGAGAAGAGGTTGCTGTGGAAGCTGCTGGACGTCCCCAGCGCACCGGGGCAGGGAGGTGAGGCTCCATccagccccgcacccccccccACTCTGTCCatgtggggacagggatgggaccCCCCACCTCTGTGCtccccctctccttcctccccaggCTGCGGGCGGCTCTCGGCCAGCTGGCAGCCGCTGGGTGGGCCCAGTAAGCCCAGCCCGGTGGCAGCACAGTTCAGCAGTGAGGGCAGCACGCTGTCGGGCGTCGAGGTGGAGCTGGCAGGCGCTGGGTACCGCATGTCGCTGGTCAAGAAGAGGTTCGCCACGGGTACGTGGGGtgtccccccttcccccccccccccccatccccatccccacagcctgTGGTTGCACGTGGACCTTCCTGTGTCCCCCATGTCTGAGATGCTTGGGGTCCCTCGTGTGCTGCCCAGGGTGCACGACATCTCTCCTCCGCACCCCACAGCCCCGGGGGCACAGGGACCCTTCCTCACTCCTCGTGGTGCAGGAGGTCCCTTCCCCAGGTGCCCAAcgtcccctccccaccaccccgCTCTCCGTTCCCCCTCAGTGCCGATGCCCCATGGGTGTGCCCCCATCTttcagccccctcccccccctttcctcCACAGGGATCTACCTGGCGGGGTCCTGAGCTGCCTCTTCTCGGACCCCCGGACCCTCCCTTGGCTGTGTGAGCTCAAAGCACTGGACGGAGCCTGGTGGGAGGGggtgccttcctcctcctcctcactcctcttccatccccccccccctccccgcaccCCTTCCTCCCCATGGCCATAACTGCGTCATCTCCTGCTGTAAGGgacggaccccccccccccccctcccacccccgtGCTGTGAAGCTCTTTTATTAAACACTTTATTTTCTAATCACCGCCTCTGCCCCACACTGTGCCGCCCATCTCTGCCACCTCTGGGCTGCTCCCTGGTAACGggctcagctgctgcactgcGTTCCTGGGGGGAATCTGAggccggggggggcggggggggaagaggaggagccaAGGCTGAACTGTGACACTTCTctcacccatgggtgctgctgccccacctGCTCTGGGATGGGCAGATGGGTGGCACCAGGAGTAGGGAGGGGGTTGCAGATCCTGTCCCGGTGACGCACAAGAATGGCTCTGGTGTGGCTCTGTGGGAAGGTACcgggggctctgtggggctgggagggctcagGGCATCACGTGCTGCGGGGGGGGGCTCTGGGATAGGGCCGGGTGCATCCTGCTTTGGTGGgctggggggaggtgggaggtcCCCGTAGGATCCCCATGCTGCAGGGGGTCCTCACGCTGCATGGAGTCCTCGTGGGGTCCTCTGCCCGTGGGCTCCATCTGTACGGGGTGGGGGCCGCTCACATCGCCTGTTGGTGGGCTTCGTGCACCCAGAGCCAGCGCTCCCCGCCTCCGGCCGAGGGTGCTCcagtgggtgtcccatcccatGCGCTGCTGGCGTGGCCCTGCTGTGCCCTCGGCTATTTGCTCTGTGTGAGGAAGCAGCTGCCAGGCTGGACTGGGTGCCTACGCCTCCCCCTGAGTTCTCAGAAAGGAGGCGGAAGTGGACTTGGGACCAAAACGATGGAACAGAGAAAGGGAGGGGGTTGGACGTAGGACACAGAGGGGGGGATGGAGCACGGGCGGCTCTGCGTCCGCAAGCAATTGGGTGCGGCGCCCCCGGGGTGGCTGTGGGACGCCTGGAGACACTGCCCGGGAGGCCCCACGTGTGCTGCGAGGCGGTGATGCCATCAGCATGTGGGATCCCATCCCACCGTGGGGTGCAGTGTGATCCCATAGGTGTGGGACGTGCGgccccagctgtgctccctgtCTTGCAGACCCGCTCCCCGTGGCGCCGCGTGCTGCAGAAGTGGGCTTTGCTCACGGTgggggccgtggggctgtgcTATCTGCTGTCCCCCACCACGGCCCCGTGGTCTCgcgcagcccccagccccgcaccCACCTCCAcggcagcccccagctcccccccAGCTCCGCCCAGCGTCACCCCGTGCGTGGCCAACGCTTCGGTGCAGAACATCTCCGGCTTTGCCAAACTGCCCGAGCAGTCGCGGGACTTCATGCTGTACCAGCACTGCCGTGCCTTCC
This window contains:
- the LOC101748987 gene encoding F-BAR domain only protein 1 isoform X1, which gives rise to MSFFAEHFWGEKNHGFDVLYHNMKHGQTSTKELADFVRERAAIEESYAKAMVKLSKMATNGTQLGTFAPLWEVFRVSSDKLALCHLELVRKLQELLRELSRYGEEQGRAHKKCKEEAAGTLEAVQLLQGVAQLLAKCKESYHSKCHEHERLRREGTNQKDIDKAELKSQKAAEALRRAVDKYNTARNDFEQRMVESATRFQEVEEAHLRHMKGLIGSYSHSVEDTHVQIGQVHEEFKQNVENIGTETLLRRFAESKGTGRERPGTLDFEEYRLAPAQEGPKRSRSKAFRIPGLSRKERERDAGESPDTDAACPEVDEDGFSVRPDIAHTEAERHSCSSSDSDYDEDEPRRFHVHIKPVQPREGGGSAGATVEQLRATVGTFILPPGVGGTVRRQSSRHTAALSAAPSAADPGGPQVPGDSMGRGHAVAQASSGPGKVPVDAVPPAALFGPPLESAFEAEDFPAPRSYVLTSSSSPFSSSSPENVEDSGLDSPSHPAPVPSPDSRPWTPSAPQSPLPKGGALPDPSPAPPSAWAPPRPRSPGGRLPELPGFAVFPGAEGLWEEGDGGGAGSRGRPRGTAPPPQPPSPDPFGEPWVRPRSPPEERPPQPRPSSNSASSSSSSPAPPSGGESSSPSPWTCPGLGTRTSEGGTAAAPPESAARPPAAAPREVPLVAPPRRSRTKRPAAGPAAGSNSDLSRSLSPPPSWSCPSHSAPASLGERGFFSVCPPPLGLSRGPSPVVLGSQDALPVATAFTEYVHAYFKGRDADSCLVKVTGELTMSFPAGIVRVFSGTMAPPVLSFRLLNAGAIEQFLPNAELLYSDPSQSDPSTRDFWLNMAALTGQLQKQAEQSPSASYYNVALLKYQFSRLGPDSAPLRLCVRWDCTPGATRVSVEYGYNAGALALPVPLANVHVLLPLDEPVTNVRLQPKASWNLEEKRLLWKLLDVPSAPGQGGCGRLSASWQPLGGPSKPSPVAAQFSSEGSTLSGVEVELAGAGYRMSLVKKRFATGIYLAGS
- the LOC101748987 gene encoding F-BAR domain only protein 1 isoform X4; amino-acid sequence: MSFFAEHFWGEKNHGFDVLYHNMKHGQTSTKELADFVRERAAIEESYAKAMVKLSKMATNGTQLGTFAPLWEVFRVSSDKLALCHLELVRKLQELLRELSRYGEEQGRAHKKCKEEAAGTLEAVQLLQGVAQLLAKCKESYHSKCHEHERLRREGTNQKDIDKAELKSQKAAEALRRAVDKYNTARNDFEQRMVESATRFQEVEEAHLRHMKGLIGSYSHSVEDTHVQIGQVHEEFKQNVENIGTETLLRRFAESKGTGRERPGTLDFEEYRLAPAQEGPKRSRSKAFRIPGLSRKERERDAGESPDTDAACPEVDEDGFSVRPDIAHTEAERHSCSSSDSDYDEDEPRRFHVHIKPVQPREGGGSAGATVEQLRATVGTFILPPGVGGTVRRQSSRHTAALSAAPSAADPGGPQVPGDSMGRGHAVAQASSGPGKVPVDAVPPAALFGPPLESAFEAEDFPAPRSYVLTSSSSPFSSSSPENVEDSGLDSPSHPAPVPSPDSRPWTPSAPQSPLPKGGALPDPSPAPPSAWAPPRPRSPGGRLPELPGFAVFPGAEGLWEEGDGGGAGSRGRPRGTAPPPQPPSPDPFGEPWVRPRSPPEERPPQPRPSSNSASSSSSSPAPPSGGESSSPSPWTCPGLGTRTSEGGTAAAPPESAARPPAAAPREVPLVAPPRRSRTKRPAAGPAAGSNSDLSRSLSPPPSWSCPSHSAPASLGERGFFSVCPPPLGLSRGPSPVVLGSQDALPVATAFTEYVHAYFKGRDADSCLVKVTGELTMSFPAGIVRVFSGTMAPPVLSFRLLNAGAIEQFLPNAELLYSWGVPGVAAASPSPQ
- the LOC101748987 gene encoding F-BAR domain only protein 1 isoform X3, giving the protein MSFFAEHFWGEKNHGFDVLYHNMKHGQTSTKELADFVRERAAIEESYAKAMVKLSKMATNGTQLGTFAPLWEVFRVSSDKLALCHLELVRKLQELLRELSRYGEEQGRAHKKCKEEAAGTLEAVQLLQGVAQLLAKCKESYHSKCHEHERLRREGTNQKDIDKAELKSQKAAEALRRAVDKYNTARNDFEQRMVESATRFQEVEEAHLRHMKGLIGSYSHSVEDTHVQIGQVHEEFKQNVENIGTETLLRRFAESKGTGRERPGTLDFEEYRLAPAQEGPKRSRSKAFRIPGLSRKERERDAGESPDTDAACPEVDEDGFSVRPDIAHTEAERHSCSSSDSDYDEDEPRRFHVHIKPVQPREGGGSAGATVEQLRATVGTFILPPGVGGTVRRQSSRDSMGRGHAVAQASSGPGKVPVDAVPPAALFGPPLESAFEAEDFPAPRSYVLTSSSSPFSSSSPENVEDSGLDSPSHPAPVPSPDSRPWTPSAPQSPLPKGGALPDPSPAPPSAWAPPRPRSPGGRLPELPGFAVFPGAEGLWEEGDGGGAGSRGRPRGTAPPPQPPSPDPFGEPWVRPRSPPEERPPQPRPSSNSASSSSSSPAPPSGGESSSPSPWTCPGLGTRTSEGGTAAAPPESAARPPAAAPREVPLVAPPRRSRTKRPAAGPAAGSNSDLSRSLSPPPSWSCPSHSAPASLGERGFFSVCPPPLGLSRGPSPVVLGSQDALPVATAFTEYVHAYFKGRDADSCLVKVTGELTMSFPAGIVRVFSGTMAPPVLSFRLLNAGAIEQFLPNAELLYSDPSQSDPSTRDFWLNMAALTGQLQKQAEQSPSASYYNVALLKYQFSRLGPDSAPLRLCVRWDCTPGATRVSVEYGYNAGALALPVPLANVHVLLPLDEPVTNVRLQPKASWNLEEKRLLWKLLDVPSAPGQGGCGRLSASWQPLGGPSKPSPVAAQFSSEGSTLSGVEVELAGAGYRMSLVKKRFATGIYLAGS
- the LOC101748987 gene encoding F-BAR domain only protein 1 isoform X2, coding for MSFFAEHFWGEKNHGFDVLYHNMKHGQTSTKELADFVRERAAIEESYAKAMVKLSKMATNGTQLGTFAPLWEVFRVSSDKLALCHLELVRKLQELLRELSRYGEEQGRAHKKCKEEAAGTLEAVQLLQGVAQLLAKCKESYHSKCHEHERLRREGTNQKDIDKAELKSQKAAEALRRAVDKYNTARNDFEQRMVESATEVEEAHLRHMKGLIGSYSHSVEDTHVQIGQVHEEFKQNVENIGTETLLRRFAESKGTGRERPGTLDFEEYRLAPAQEGPKRSRSKAFRIPGLSRKERERDAGESPDTDAACPEVDEDGFSVRPDIAHTEAERHSCSSSDSDYDEDEPRRFHVHIKPVQPREGGGSAGATVEQLRATVGTFILPPGVGGTVRRQSSRHTAALSAAPSAADPGGPQVPGDSMGRGHAVAQASSGPGKVPVDAVPPAALFGPPLESAFEAEDFPAPRSYVLTSSSSPFSSSSPENVEDSGLDSPSHPAPVPSPDSRPWTPSAPQSPLPKGGALPDPSPAPPSAWAPPRPRSPGGRLPELPGFAVFPGAEGLWEEGDGGGAGSRGRPRGTAPPPQPPSPDPFGEPWVRPRSPPEERPPQPRPSSNSASSSSSSPAPPSGGESSSPSPWTCPGLGTRTSEGGTAAAPPESAARPPAAAPREVPLVAPPRRSRTKRPAAGPAAGSNSDLSRSLSPPPSWSCPSHSAPASLGERGFFSVCPPPLGLSRGPSPVVLGSQDALPVATAFTEYVHAYFKGRDADSCLVKVTGELTMSFPAGIVRVFSGTMAPPVLSFRLLNAGAIEQFLPNAELLYSDPSQSDPSTRDFWLNMAALTGQLQKQAEQSPSASYYNVALLKYQFSRLGPDSAPLRLCVRWDCTPGATRVSVEYGYNAGALALPVPLANVHVLLPLDEPVTNVRLQPKASWNLEEKRLLWKLLDVPSAPGQGGCGRLSASWQPLGGPSKPSPVAAQFSSEGSTLSGVEVELAGAGYRMSLVKKRFATGIYLAGS